The proteins below are encoded in one region of Engystomops pustulosus chromosome 8, aEngPut4.maternal, whole genome shotgun sequence:
- the RALB gene encoding ras-related protein Ral-B, with the protein MATNKNKTQSSLVLHKVIMVGSGGVGKSALTLQFMYDEFVEDYEPTKADSYRKKVVLDGEEVQIDILDTAGQEDYAAIRDNYFRSGEGFLLVFSITEQESFTATSEFREQILRVKAEEDKIPLLLVGNKSDLEDRRQVPVDIARSKAEEWGVQYVETSAKTRANVDKVFFDLMREIRAKKMSENKDKNGKKSGKSKKSFKQRCCLL; encoded by the exons atggccaccaacaAGAACAAGACCCAGAGTTCCCTGGTGCTACACAAAGTCATCATGGTGGGCAGCGGAGGCGTGGGCAAGTCTGCGCTCACCCTACAGTTCATGTATGATGAG TTTGTGGAGGATTATGAGCCAACGAAGGCCGACAGCTACAGGAAGAAAGTGGTGCTGGACGGGGAGGAGGTGCAGATAGACATCCTGGACACCGCCGGCCAGGAGGACTACGCAGCCATCAGAGACAACTACTTCCGCAGCGGAGAAGGCTTCCTGCTGGTGTTCTCCATCACAGAACAAGAATCCTTCACGGCCACAAGCGAGTTCAG GGAGCAGATCCTGCGTGTGAAGGCAGAAGAAGACAAGATTCCTCTTCTTCTAGTGGGGAACAAGTCTgacctggaggacaggaggcaggtccctgTGGACATAGCCCGGAGCAAGGCTGAAGAATGGGGTGTGCAGTATGTGGAGACCTCCGCCAAAACTAGAGCCAACGTAGACAAG GTGTTTTTTGACCTCATGCGAGAAATCCGGGCCAAGAAAATGTCCGAGAACAAGGACAAGAACGGGAAGAAAAGCGGCAAAAGCAAGAAGAGCTTCAAACAACGATGCTGTCTACTGTGA